The sequence CTTATTTAGCCAATCATTTAAGTTCAGGTGAACTTAAAGAAAAATATCTTAAAAGTAAAGACTCTGTAGAAACTAGAAGATGGCATCTACTATGGAAAGTATCTCAGGGCTGGACGATTAAAAATAGTGCCATCGCTGTGGGGTGTTCTTATGCTTATGCTCAAAAGATTCTCAGTCAGTATAACCTCCATGGAGAAGAAGGGGTTGCAAATCGCCAAAATCAAACCAGCAATCACGCTAGAGGGAAAAAAAGGTTACTATCACCAC is a genomic window of Pleurocapsa sp. PCC 7319 containing:
- a CDS encoding helix-turn-helix domain-containing protein; protein product: MPKTAYLANHLSSGELKEKYLKSKDSVETRRWHLLWKVSQGWTIKNSAIAVGCSYAYAQKILSQYNLHGEEGVANRQNQTSNHARGKKRLLSP